The DNA region CCGCGCGGAGCAGGTCGGTCGCGCCGATCGCGTTCTCGCAGGCCATGACCTGCAGGGGCGCGGCGCCCGGGTCGCGACGACGCAGTGCGTCGAGGATCGGAGCCGCCACGAAGCGCAGCACGGTGGGCCCCACCGCGGTGGTCACGACATCGGCATCCGCGATCTCGGCGACGAGCCCGCCGGGATCGGCCGCGCTGTCGATGGCGCGGAAACCGGTGACCCGTGTGTCGGCGCCGCCCTCGCCCACTTCGTGCACGGTGTAGTCGTCCGCGGCGTTGATGGCGTCGACCAGCGCGGTGGCCACGTCCGAGAACACCAGCTCATAGCCGCCCTGATGCAGCAGCAGGCCGACGAAGCCGCGCCCGATGTTCCCTGCGCCGAAGTGGACGGCCTTCATGACTCGTTCACCGCCGAGAGCAGCTCGAACAGCTCCTCGGGCGTGGCGGCGGCGTTCAGCCGCGCGACGTCGTCCTCGTCGGAGAAGAGGATGGCGATCTGGGAGAGGATCTCCAGGTGGCCGCCGTCCTTGCCGGCGATCCCGATCACGAACGTCGCGTTCTCGCCGGCCCAGTCGACGCCGCCGTCATAGCGGGTCACACTGAGTGCGGAGGAGAGCATGGCGTCCTTGGCGTCGTTGGTCCCGTGCGGGATCGCCAGGCCGTTGCCCATGAAGGTCGAGGCGGTCAGCTCGCGCTGGCGCATCGCCTCCAGGTAGTCGTCGGTCACCGCACCGGCGGCGACGAGCTGTCCGGCGGCCTCGCGCAGGGCCTCGTCCTGCGTGGCGGAGCCGGGGTGGATGCGGACGCGATCCAGGGTGAGAACGCTCATGAGAAGTCCTTTCGTGGTGATGGCGGGCCGGGCGCGCGCCCGGCCCGCCGGTCTGTCTACGATTCCTTCTGGTCCCGGACCATGTCCACGACCTCGTCGTACTTCGGCGAGTTCATGAAGTTGTCCACGGACACATGCAGCGAGTCCGGCGACTGCGCCTTCGCGCGGTCGGTCAGCTGCTGCTGGGTGATGACCAGATCGGCCGTGCCGTCGAGGTTCGCGATCGCCTGGTTCGTGACCGAGACGCCCTCGATGCCCGCCTTCTTGATCTTGTTGCGCAGCACGCTCGCGCCCATCGCGGAGGAGCCCATGCCCGCATCGCAGGCGAACACGATGCTCTCGATGCGCCTGGTGGCCACGGCTGCCGGCGCGGCGGCGCTGGCAGCGAGGTTCGACAGGGTGCTGGAGGACTTGCCCTTGTTGCTCTCGGTCTGTGCGATGGCCGCGGCGAACGCGGCATCGCCGTCGGCGGCGAGGTCGCGCTTGCGGCTGGCGAGCAGGAACAGGGAGCAGACGATGAACGTGACCGCGGCGGCGAGGATCACCGACAGGATCACCCCCACGTGGCTGCCGGGTGCGATCTGGATGAGCACCGCGAAGATCGAGCCGGGAGCGGCGGGTGCGACCAGACCGGACTGGAAGATGACGTTGGTGAGCACGCCCGTCGCACCACCGGCGATGAGGCCGACGATGAGGGACGGCTTGGCCAGCACATACGGGAAGTACACCTCGTGGATGCCGCCGAGGAACTGGATGATGGCCGCTCCGGGGGCGGTGGCGCGGGCGGCGCCCACGCCGAACACGGTCAGCGCCATCAGCATGCCCAGGCCGGGTCCGGGGTTCGCCTCGATGAGGAACAGCAGGCTCTTGCCGGTCTCGGCGGACTGCTCGCTGCCCAGCGGTGTGAACACGCCGTGGTTGATGGCGTTGTTCAGGAACAGCACCTTGGCGGGCTCGACGATGATGCTCGCCAGCGGCAGCAGCTGGGTGTCCACCAGCCAGCCGACGGCGCTTCCGAGCAGGTCGGTGACCCACTTCATGACCGGTGCGAGCCAGAAGAAGGAGGCCAGCGCCGTGACGAAGGCGATGAAGCCGGCCGAGAAGTTGTTCACCAGCATCTCGAAGCCGGGCTTGATCTTGTCCTGCCAGGGCTTCTCGAACCACTTCAGGATGAGGGCGGAAAGGGGGCCGGCGATCATGGCACCGAGGAACATCACGGTGCCCTCGGCCCCCACGATCACGCCGAACGCCGCGACCGCGCCGGTGACGCCGCCGCGGACGTCGTAGACCATCCGACCGCCGGTGTAGGCGATCAGCAGCGGCAGGAGGTAGTTGATGATGGGGCCGACGAGGCCCGTGTAGTCCACGTCGCCGATGGTTCCGCCGCCGAGGACGGCGGAGTCCGCCCAGCGCCAGGCCTCGACGGGGCCGTCGTTGCCGACCCAGCCCTGGTCGATGAACAGGGCCGTGATGAGGCCCCAGGCGATGAAGGCGGCGATGTTCGGCATGATCATGCCGGAGAGGAATGTGCCGAACTTCTGTACGCGGACGCGGAATCCGCCCGGCTGCTGCACGGCAGGTGACGTCGTCGTCATGATGTCATCTCTTTCTGGTTGGGATTCGGGAATGGGTCAGATCTGCGCGGCGGCCTGCGCGGCCGCGCGCGCCGCGGCCGCATCGTCGGCGTCCGCCGCTGCGGCGGCGATGCGCCGGGCGTCGTCGAGACTGTGCTGGGAGAGGGACCGGCGCACGTCGGCCAACGCGGCGGGGGCCATGGACAGGCTCGTCGCGCCGAGACCGACGAGCACGACGGCCAGCAGCGGGTCGGCGGCGGCCTCGCCGCAGATGCCGACGGGCTTGCCCGTGCGCGCTCCGGCGTCACCCACCTCGCGCACCAGCCGGAGCACAGCGGGATGCCAGGGGTCCTGGAACGACGCCACCGATCCCAGCAGCCGGTCGGCGGCCATCGTGTACTGGGTGAGGTCGTTGGTGCCGATCGAGGCGAAGTCCGCGTGCGCGAGGACCCGATCGGCCAGCAGGGCGCTGGCGGGCACCTCGACCATGACCCCGGCGGTCTTCAGCCCGTACTCGCGGGCGAGGGCCGTGAAGTACGCGGTCTCCTCGACCGTGGTCACCATCGGGGCCATGACCCACAGGTCGGCCGCGGTGGCGGCATCCGCCTCGGCGAGGGCGGTGAGCTGCTCGCGCAGGATGTCCTCGCTGGCGCGCAGGGCGCGCAGCCCTCGCAGGCCCAGCGCCGGGTTCTCCTCGTGCGCGTCGTTGAGGAACGCCAGCGGCTTGTCCGCGCCGGCGTCCAGCATCCGCACGACGACCTTCCTGCCCTCGAAGGGCCGCAGCAGCTCGATGTAGGCCTCCCGCTGCTGCTGGATCGTCGGCGCCTGCGCGGAGGACAGGAACAGGAACTCGGTGCGGAACAGGCCCACGCCCTCCGCCCCGCGCGCCACGGCGTC from Microbacterium soli includes:
- a CDS encoding PTS mannitol transporter subunit IICB; this encodes MTTTSPAVQQPGGFRVRVQKFGTFLSGMIMPNIAAFIAWGLITALFIDQGWVGNDGPVEAWRWADSAVLGGGTIGDVDYTGLVGPIINYLLPLLIAYTGGRMVYDVRGGVTGAVAAFGVIVGAEGTVMFLGAMIAGPLSALILKWFEKPWQDKIKPGFEMLVNNFSAGFIAFVTALASFFWLAPVMKWVTDLLGSAVGWLVDTQLLPLASIIVEPAKVLFLNNAINHGVFTPLGSEQSAETGKSLLFLIEANPGPGLGMLMALTVFGVGAARATAPGAAIIQFLGGIHEVYFPYVLAKPSLIVGLIAGGATGVLTNVIFQSGLVAPAAPGSIFAVLIQIAPGSHVGVILSVILAAAVTFIVCSLFLLASRKRDLAADGDAAFAAAIAQTESNKGKSSSTLSNLAASAAAPAAVATRRIESIVFACDAGMGSSAMGASVLRNKIKKAGIEGVSVTNQAIANLDGTADLVITQQQLTDRAKAQSPDSLHVSVDNFMNSPKYDEVVDMVRDQKES
- the ptsP gene encoding phosphoenolpyruvate--protein phosphotransferase; translation: MSTLRGVGIGQGIATGPVVRMTEALPAPERTDSTAGAAAERERVRSAVTAVAADLQQRADSAGGAAAEVLEAQAMIAEDPTLMDEIDTRIDEGTTAEWAVHDAFAGFRATLEAVGGYLGERAADLEDIAQRVLARLQGVPAPGVPDPGHPFVLVARDLAPADTALLDLDQVLALITSDGGPTSHTAILAREKGIVAVVGAADASSLEDGRTVIVDAAAGTVNDSPTEAELAVAAERIAARAAAGAAPATPGALADGTAIALLANLGKPGDAADAVARGAEGVGLFRTEFLFLSSAQAPTIQQQREAYIELLRPFEGRKVVVRMLDAGADKPLAFLNDAHEENPALGLRGLRALRASEDILREQLTALAEADAATAADLWVMAPMVTTVEETAYFTALAREYGLKTAGVMVEVPASALLADRVLAHADFASIGTNDLTQYTMAADRLLGSVASFQDPWHPAVLRLVREVGDAGARTGKPVGICGEAAADPLLAVVLVGLGATSLSMAPAALADVRRSLSQHSLDDARRIAAAAADADDAAAARAAAQAAAQI
- a CDS encoding PTS sugar transporter subunit IIA — encoded protein: MSVLTLDRVRIHPGSATQDEALREAAGQLVAAGAVTDDYLEAMRQRELTASTFMGNGLAIPHGTNDAKDAMLSSALSVTRYDGGVDWAGENATFVIGIAGKDGGHLEILSQIAILFSDEDDVARLNAAATPEELFELLSAVNES